One genomic window of Arcobacter lacus includes the following:
- a CDS encoding FAD-dependent oxidoreductase, with the protein MNEKHYEVVIVGGGISGAALFFELAKYSDVNSICLLEKYEDLATLNSKGTSNSQTIHVGDIETNYTFEKAKITKRTAKMIEKFNLMYDLQDKIMFKHQKMALGVGEKEVQFITDRYNKFKEIFPYLELWDKEALREKEPLLVYADKERTKDRPEPIVAMGTNDQYTTVDFGAMTKELVKAGQNADSSKTTDVFFNSEVEEIEQVGKKFKLTTVHGTVYTADFVVVDAGAHSLFLAHKMGYGKHMGSLSMAGSFYITSGHFLNGKVYMVQNDKLPFAALHGDPDILCEGKTRFGPTALALLVLERYKGGKSFFQCLKTMNFDGSIMKIFWDLLKDSDIRNYVFKNFLFEVPGINKGLFVKDARKIVPSLSVEDIEYAKGFGGVRPQVLNKDEKKLMLGEASITELEGIIFNMTPSPGATSCLGNAERDIKKVCQYLGKTFYEDKFLSDFTDDK; encoded by the coding sequence ATGAATGAGAAACACTATGAAGTAGTAATTGTTGGTGGGGGTATCTCTGGAGCAGCTTTATTTTTTGAATTAGCAAAATACTCTGATGTAAACTCAATTTGTTTACTTGAGAAATATGAGGACTTAGCTACATTAAACTCAAAAGGTACAAGTAACTCTCAAACAATTCACGTAGGTGATATCGAAACAAACTATACATTTGAGAAAGCAAAAATCACAAAAAGAACTGCAAAAATGATTGAAAAATTCAATCTTATGTATGATTTACAAGATAAAATTATGTTTAAACACCAAAAAATGGCTTTAGGTGTTGGAGAAAAAGAAGTTCAATTTATTACTGATAGATATAATAAATTTAAAGAAATTTTCCCTTATTTAGAATTATGGGATAAAGAAGCTTTAAGAGAAAAAGAACCTTTATTAGTTTATGCAGATAAAGAAAGAACAAAAGATAGACCAGAACCAATTGTAGCTATGGGAACAAATGATCAATATACAACAGTTGATTTTGGAGCAATGACTAAAGAATTAGTAAAAGCTGGACAAAATGCAGATTCATCTAAAACGACTGATGTTTTCTTTAACTCTGAAGTAGAAGAAATTGAACAAGTTGGTAAAAAATTCAAACTTACAACTGTTCATGGTACAGTTTATACTGCTGATTTCGTTGTTGTTGATGCTGGAGCCCACTCATTATTCTTAGCTCACAAAATGGGTTATGGAAAACATATGGGTTCTTTATCAATGGCAGGATCATTCTATATTACAAGTGGACATTTCTTAAATGGTAAAGTTTATATGGTACAAAATGATAAATTACCATTCGCTGCACTTCATGGAGATCCAGATATTTTATGTGAAGGTAAAACTAGATTTGGGCCAACTGCACTTGCATTATTAGTTTTAGAGAGATATAAAGGTGGAAAATCATTTTTTCAATGCTTAAAAACTATGAATTTTGATGGAAGCATTATGAAAATTTTCTGGGACTTATTAAAAGATTCAGATATTAGAAATTATGTATTCAAAAACTTTTTATTTGAAGTTCCTGGAATTAATAAAGGTTTATTTGTTAAAGATGCAAGAAAAATTGTTCCATCTTTAAGCGTAGAAGATATTGAATATGCAAAAGGATTTGGAGGAGTTAGACCACAAGTACTTAATAAAGATGAGAAAAAATTAATGCTTGGAGAAGCTTCAATTACTGAGCTTGAAGGTATCATCTTTAATATGACTCCATCACCAGGTGCTACATCTTGTTTAGGAAATGCAGAAAGAGATATTAAAAAAGTGTGCCAATATTTAGGTAAAACTTTCTATGAAGATAAATTCTTAAGCGATTTTACTGACGACAAATAA
- a CDS encoding CinA family protein, with product MFKKIFNKKDMIELQDILRNNKKTITTAESCTGGLVASMITKVSGSSDIFNGSIVSYSNKIKNQELNVNNETLEKFGAVSTEVVNEMLDGAIKKFEADFAIAISGIAGPTGATKNKPVGTVVIGISDANNVKIIDTFYFKGTREEVQIQAAKTALKKILKFVKKTLDN from the coding sequence GTGTTTAAAAAAATATTTAATAAAAAAGATATGATTGAACTTCAAGACATTCTAAGAAATAATAAAAAAACAATAACGACAGCAGAATCTTGCACAGGTGGATTAGTTGCAAGTATGATTACAAAAGTTTCTGGTTCTTCTGATATTTTTAATGGAAGTATTGTCTCTTATTCAAATAAGATAAAAAATCAAGAATTGAATGTAAATAATGAAACATTAGAAAAGTTTGGAGCAGTAAGCACTGAAGTTGTAAATGAGATGCTAGATGGTGCTATAAAAAAATTTGAAGCAGATTTTGCTATTGCAATATCAGGAATTGCAGGACCAACAGGAGCAACAAAGAACAAACCAGTAGGAACAGTTGTAATTGGTATTTCAGATGCAAATAATGTAAAAATTATTGATACTTTTTACTTTAAAGGTACAAGAGAAGAGGTTCAAATACAAGCAGCAAAAACTGCTTTGAAAAAAATTTTGAAATTTGTAAAAAAAACTCTTGACAATTAA